The sequence below is a genomic window from Dyadobacter chenwenxiniae.
TAATGTTGCCCGCGAAGCCATGATGTCGATTGGCTGCATTCAGGCGCAAACTTGTCACACCAACCGCTGCCCTACCGGCATCGCTACCAACAATAAATGGCTCGAAGCGGGCATTGATCCAACATTAAAGAGCGAGCGCTTCAACAGTTACATGAGCACGCTAGCCAAGGAAATAATTGAAATTACACACGCAACCGGGTACGAACATCCGTGTCAGTTTGGAATGAATGACATTGATATTTCCATGGGAGATCATAATAAAACAATTACATTGGCAGACAATTACGGTTATTTAAAAACCATTGTTCCCTACTCCGGCATTCGTGCGCTGCTCGACTGCCCGCATTTGGGGGGCAGAAAGATTCCTGGTGAAAAGACAGTCTAAATTTGACAACCATGATCCGAACTATACTAAGCACACTCACAGCCACATTTTTTTGTCTAAACCTTTGTTTTGCGCAAAGTAACCCACGTTATTTTGTTCTGTTCAAAGACAAAAACAACTCAACATTTTCAGTGGATAAGCCCGCTGAATTCCTTTCTGCACGCGCCATTGCAAGAAGAACCCGGCAGAACATTTCCATAACAACCCGCGATTTCCCTGTCAATCCTGGTTATGTTTTCGCGATCAAGCAACTTGGTGCTTCCGTCATTTTCACATCCCGCTGGTTCAATGGCGCTGTGGTGGAGGCCACTGCTGCGCAACTGGCCGACATTAAAAAATTGCCATTTTACAAAAGCATCGAATTCGATCTGCCTGTTGCCAACATTAATGGAAAATCTCCTGGCGTTGAGCGCCTAGCAGCCAAACTAGAAGCTGAGGAAGACCTGAATTACGGAAATATGAATGCGCAACTCGCATTAATGGACGTTCCGCAACTGCATACCAAAGGTTTTCACGGAGAAAATATGCTGATCGCCATCCTGGATAACGGTTTTTTGAATGCAGATCAGGTCGGGTTTTTAAAGCCACTTCGTGATGCAAAAAAGATTGTTGATACTTATGATTTCATGGGCAGAGAAAACCAATGTTTTCAACGATGGATCGCATGGTTTGCACGTCATGTCCACTATGGCAGCCAATCAACCGGGATCTATGATCGGTGCAGCATTTGAGGCAAATTATGCGCTTTACCGCACAGAAAATGACTTTCTTGAATCGCCTTATGAAGAAATCACGTGGCTTATGGCCGCCGAACGCGCGGATAGTGTAGGTGCGGACGTAATCAATTCCTCATTGGGTTATAGCGAATTCGATGCGGAATTTGATAAGCCGGAATACAACTACACATATCAGGATATGGATGGAAAAACCACCATTGTGAGTCGCGCAGCACGTTATGCAACGCGTACCGGCATACTGGTGGTCTGTTCGGCTGGCAATGAGGGAAATAAGGTGTGGCGTTATGTAACCGCACCCGCAGATGTGGATTCTGTCTTAACAGTCGGAGCGACGAATTATGAGCGCACCTACACCGCATTAAGTTCTGTGGGGCCAAATGCTGCGGGCCAGCAAAAGCCGGACGTTGCTGCCGTAGGTTTAGGAACAATCATTGGCAACACCTCAGGCAATGTTGCCAGCAGCAACGGAACGTCGTTTTCGTCGCCATTAATAGCAGGTTTTGCAACAATTCTATGGCAGGCTTATCCTAATCTTTCGGCTCAGCAACTGATTGATGTCATCAAGAAATCGGGGCATCAGGCGAGTGCGCCGGACAATTTGCTAGGATATGGCGTTCCAAGCGCTGCAAAAGCGGAGCAGATCATTCAGGCTCAATACACGCCGCTGGGAACGGAAAGCGATTTGCTTAAAGAAATCGTGTTGTCGCCTAATCCCGTTCCGGACAATGCAAGCCTTACAGTTCCTCCGCATCTGATCGGTAAAAGAGCGACGCTTAGTGTTTACGGGTTAAGTGGAGTAAGATTAAGCGTTTTTGAAACAAGATTAGTCCATGTGCAACCGATTGCTGCGACGCAGCTTTCAGCCGGACTTTACCTGGTTAAAATCCGCGTGGATAACCATGAAAAAGCCTTGAAATTCATCAAGCAGTAACCTTCCGGATCATCCGGACAACCGACTCTGAATCATTTAATTGCCCTACATTATTTAAAGAACTCCATTGCACATCCAGCGATTCGTCATTCACAACGATCTCCTGGCCGGGAGCGGCTTTAAAAGCATACCGAATGTCATAGTGGTTATGGGCGGGAAGCCCTTTTCTTTCCGGGATAAGGTGAATGTCAACGTCAAAGATGCCCGGCTTATGTAATTCCAAATGTTTAATCCCGGTTTCTTCCCAAATTTCTTTGCGCGCAACCTGTTCTGTATCAGGATCGCCATCGCAATGTCCACCCGGCTGCAACCATCGTCCCAGTTTCTGATGATGCATGAGCAACACCGATTGCTCGTCCGGAGAAAGCACAAGCCCGGAAGCCGTTACGTGCCCGATTTCCAGCGAACGTTCGAAGCAATCGGGATGCGCTTTTATAAATGCAATCGTGTCCTGATACATCTCTTTTTCAATTCCATCTTCCGGCGTATAGGCATTCAGGAGGGCAAGCAAACTATTCCGCTTCATGTAGGCTATCTGATTTTTTCATTCTAATTTCACCACAAGTTTAATACTTCAAGAAATAAACCACCTTATTAAGAAATGAAAAAGTATTTATTATCGGTTTCCCTTGCCGCATTATTGGCCACCACAGCCATCGGACAGCGCACGCCACAAGCCAGTCCTGCCGCCACGGTAATGCAAAGCATTGGCGTTACTGATTTCACTGTAAAATATTCGCGACCAGCCCTCAAAGGAAGAAAAGTATTTGCCGACAGCTCCGAACTGGCGCCATACAACCAAATCTGGCGAACAGGCGCAAACATGGCGACCACATTGGAAGCCGGAACAGACTTTTCATTTGGAGGGAAAAAAGTGCCTGCCGGCAGATATGCTTTATTCTCTATCCCATCTGGCGCAGCCTGGACGATAATTTTGAATAAAAATTTCAACCAAGGCGGCACGCAGGATTATAAGGAATCGGAAGATATTGCGAGAGTAATGGTCGTTCCAACCTCAGCTGAATTCACCGAAAGCTTCAAGATCAGCATTGAGCCTGCTTCGGACAGCACGGGTTACCTGAACATTGCTTGGTCGTCCGTTAATGTCCCTGTGCCGCTTGCTGTTAGCACTGAGTCACTGACAATGGCCGGACTGAACAAAGCTGTTGCAGAAAAACCAGAAGACGTTGCCGCATTGCAGAGCACCGCTGCCTATCTATTATCCAAAGGCAAAGACCTGCAAGTAGCGCTTTCGCTGGCAGACAAAGCAATTGGCTTGAAAGAATCTTATTCTAATTTGTGGCTGAAAGCACAGATTTTGAGCAAGCTAGGCAAGAACGCAGAAGCATTGCCGGTTGCGCAAAAAGCATTGACATTAGGAGGCGCATCGAATGACGCCGCGTTCGTGAGTTTCTTTAAAGGACAAATCGAAAACGGAATCAAGCAAATCGAGGCGAAAGTTTCCGCTGCTCCCAAGCAGGCTGCTTCTTCTGTGAAAGGCAAGAAAAAGAAGAGTTAACCAAGAATATTTCAAATGATTTGGATGCGGCGGATTTCGTCGCATCCTTTTTTTTGCATAGTGGAGGTTGTTACATCCCTCCGGGATTTACGATTACGCATGCATATTTGTTGCTACCGATATTGCATGCCTCCGGCATTTACAAGCAGTATCGCAAAGTCGCGGAGTAACAATATGTGTTGGCAATGCGGAAATGACTTATCTCAAAAGCAAAGTCGCAGAGCGGCGTACTAATGGTAGCAAGTCAAAGCCGTATCAAAGCAAGTCGCAGAGCGACGTAATATTGGTAGCAAAAACGGGGATTGAATTTCAAATGTAAATGCCGGAGGCATGTAACAACATCCCTAACGACGCGCCCGAGTCGGCATCACCGAAAAAAACGCGGGACGCTCCAACCGTATTTAACGGCTAAAATGCGAATGGCTATGATAACCAGCGATGCGGTAATAAACGCCACATTACGCCCTGCTCCGACGCCGTCCAATAACAAATAACAGCAAGCGCCTGCCAGGCAAGCCGTTGCATATACTTCCTTCCGGTAGATGATGGGGATTTCGTTGGTCATCATATCGCGGATTACGCCGCCCATAGTGGCTGTGAAGACGCCCATAATGACGGCTATTTCAGGCCGGACGCCTAAATGCAATGCTTTCTCCGTCCCTACAATGGTAAATAATGCAATCCCAAACGTATCAAACAGAAAAAGCGTCTTGCGAAGTTTTAAAAGGAATCTATAAAAAATAAAAGTGACCAGAATCCCCGCCATAATGGCATAAATGATGGTAATATCGCTGATCCAGA
It includes:
- a CDS encoding S8 family peptidase, with translation MAANQPGSMIGAAFEANYALYRTENDFLESPYEEITWLMAAERADSVGADVINSSLGYSEFDAEFDKPEYNYTYQDMDGKTTIVSRAARYATRTGILVVCSAGNEGNKVWRYVTAPADVDSVLTVGATNYERTYTALSSVGPNAAGQQKPDVAAVGLGTIIGNTSGNVASSNGTSFSSPLIAGFATILWQAYPNLSAQQLIDVIKKSGHQASAPDNLLGYGVPSAAKAEQIIQAQYTPLGTESDLLKEIVLSPNPVPDNASLTVPPHLIGKRATLSVYGLSGVRLSVFETRLVHVQPIAATQLSAGLYLVKIRVDNHEKALKFIKQ
- a CDS encoding NUDIX hydrolase, whose translation is MKRNSLLALLNAYTPEDGIEKEMYQDTIAFIKAHPDCFERSLEIGHVTASGLVLSPDEQSVLLMHHQKLGRWLQPGGHCDGDPDTEQVARKEIWEETGIKHLELHKPGIFDVDIHLIPERKGLPAHNHYDIRYAFKAAPGQEIVVNDESLDVQWSSLNNVGQLNDSESVVRMIRKVTA
- a CDS encoding DUF2911 domain-containing protein, whose protein sequence is MKKYLLSVSLAALLATTAIGQRTPQASPAATVMQSIGVTDFTVKYSRPALKGRKVFADSSELAPYNQIWRTGANMATTLEAGTDFSFGGKKVPAGRYALFSIPSGAAWTIILNKNFNQGGTQDYKESEDIARVMVVPTSAEFTESFKISIEPASDSTGYLNIAWSSVNVPVPLAVSTESLTMAGLNKAVAEKPEDVAALQSTAAYLLSKGKDLQVALSLADKAIGLKESYSNLWLKAQILSKLGKNAEALPVAQKALTLGGASNDAAFVSFFKGQIENGIKQIEAKVSAAPKQAASSVKGKKKKS
- a CDS encoding trimeric intracellular cation channel family protein, whose translation is MSIQYILEIIGTFAFAISGALAVKDQKHQDWFGASFTAFISSIGGGTLRDILLDSYPLVWISDITIIYAIMAGILVTFIFYRFLLKLRKTLFLFDTFGIALFTIVGTEKALHLGVRPEIAVIMGVFTATMGGVIRDMMTNEIPIIYRKEVYATACLAGACCYLLLDGVGAGRNVAFITASLVIIAIRILAVKYGWSVPRFFR